The DNA region GGCCACCGTCGCTGCAGAAAACGGCGAAATGGTGCTGTTCGGCGTACCGGCCACCAAACCGGAAACCGGCTATGGCTACATCAAGTCGACCAATGATTCGCTGCTGCCGGAAGGCGTCAGCCGCGTCTCGCACTTCGTCGAAAAACCGGACGTGAAACGCGCCACCGAGTTCGTCGAGTCCGGCGGTTATTTCTGGAACAGCGGCATGTTCCTGTTCCGCGCCAGCCGTTTCCTCGAAGAGCTGAAAAAACACGATCCGGACATCTACGACACCTGCGTGCTGACCCTGGAACGCAGCGAGCAGGATGCCGACACGGTCGACATCGACGCCGCCACCTTCGCTTGCTGCCCGGACAATTCCATCGACTACTCGGTGATGGAAAAAACCCAGCGCGCCTGCGTCGTACCGCTGACCGCCGGCTGGAGCGATGTCGGTTGCTGGGCGTCGCTGTGGGAAGTGAACGAAAAAGACGCCAACGGTAACGTCACCAAAGGCGATGTGGTCATTCAGGACAGCAAAAACTGCATGATCCACGGCAACGGCAAACTGGTGTCGGTGATCGGCCTGGAAAACATCGTGGTCGTCGAAACCAAGGACGCCATGATGATCGCCCACAAGGACAAGGTCCAAGGCGTGAAACAGATGGTCAACACCCTCAACGAACTAGGCCGCAGCGAAACCCAGAACCACTGCGAAGTCTATCGTCCGTGGGGCTCCTACGACTCGGTGGACATGGGCGGCCGCTTCCAGGTCAAGCGCATCTCGGTCAAACCGGGCGCGTGCCTGTCGCTGCAGATGCACCACCACCGCGCCGAACACTGGATCGTGGTCAGCGGCACTGCTGAAGTGACCTGCGACGAAAACGTGTTCCTGCTCACTGAAAACCAGTCGACCTACATCCCGATCGCCTCGGTCCACCGCTTGCGCAATCCGGGCAAGATCTCGTTGGAAATCATCGAAGTGCAATCGGGCAGCTACCTGGGCGAAGACGATATCGAGCGGTTTGAAGATATCTACGGTCGCTCTACCCCGATCGAACGCGGCGTGTCGGTGAAAACCATCGCGCGGTGATTGATCTGTAACACAAGAAGCCCCCGCCCGACCCGCTGCGTTTCCCTATCCGCAGCGGGTTGGGTGGGGGCTTTTTTTGTCTGGCGTTTTTGTTGCCTCCGCGGGCCTCATCGCGAGCAAGCTCGCTCCCACATTCGACCGAGTTGTCTTATGGGAATGCGATTAAATGTGGGAGCGAGCTTGCTCGCGATGAGGCCATCACTTCCACCAACAACAATCAAGCCCATCGCCAACCGCACCCACGCTTAGGTAGGATGACCTTCTCCCTTCCCGAGGTTTGCGTCATGTTCATCGGCGTCTTGCTGGTCATCACCTGGCTGATTTTGTTGCTGCGCTACCCGGCCAAAGCACTGCCCGTCTCCGTGGCGGCGGCCATCGGCCTGGGGCTGGTGGCGACGTGGGTGATCTGGATGGACAACCGCGAGGTCAAGCAACTGGCGCGCCTGGAGTTGCGCATCACTTACGCGCCAGAACAGTGCCCGGCCGACCGCCCACTGCAACTGAAGATGAAAAACGGCAACGACGTGCCGCTGACCGAACTGCGCTGGCGCATCGCAGCCTATGCGCCGGGCGACACGGTCAATCTGGCCGACAATCAATACGCCGCACCGCGCTATCGCGGCCCCGGCGAACTGCAGGCCGGCGCGAACTGGGAAGACTGTTTGCCCCTGCCGCCGCTGCGCCCTGGCTATCGCCCGCAAACGCTGGAGTTTCGCGCAGAGCGTTTGCAAGGTAGTTTCTCCGATTGATCTTCCCTTCCTCTTTTTGCACAAGGACCGCGCCATGCCTGTTGCGTTGATTACCGGTTGCTCCAGCGGCATTGGCCGCGCCCTCGCCGAGGTGTTCAAAAGTGCCGGATACGAAGTCTGGGCCAGCGCCCGCAAGACAGAAGACGTGGCGGCGCTGGCCGCTGCCGGTTTCACCGCCGTGCAACTGGACGTCAACGATGGCGCCGCGCTCGAACACTTGAGCGAGCGCATCAACCAGCAACATGGCGGCCTCGATGTGCTGATCAACAATGCCGGTTATGGCGCCATGGGGCCGTTGCTCGACGGCGGTGTACCGGCCATGCAGCGGCAATTCGAAACCAATGTGTTCGCCATCGTCGGCGTCACCCGCGCCCTGTTCCCGGTGCTGCGTCGCGCCAAGGGGCTGGTGGTGAACATCGGCAGCGTGTCCGGGGTTTTGGTCACGCCATTCGCCGGCGCCTACTGCGCCTCGAAAGCGGCGGTGCATGCCTTGACCGATGCGTTGCGCATGGAACTGGCGCCGTTTGGCGTGCGGGTCATGGAAGTCCAGCCGGGCGCCATCGCTTCCAGTTTTGCCAAGAATGCCGGCCATGAGGCGGAGCAGTTGATTACCGAACAATCGCCGTGGTGGCCCCTGCGTGACGGCATTCGCGCACGGGCCAAGGCCTCCCAGGACAACCCGACCCCGGCCAGTGAATTTGCCGCCGGTTTGCTCAAGGCCGTGCAGCAGAGCAAACCACCGCGCCTGATTCGTTTGGGCAATGGCAGTCGGGCGTTACCGTTGCTGGCGGGGTTGTTGCCTAAAGGGCTGCTGGAGGCGGGGTTGATGAAGCGGTTCGGGCTGAAGGGGCAACTTCCATGACCGACTACACCGAATACTTTGATGAAGTGATCCAGGCCCACATCGCCATCGAGCAATGGTTGGCCGAGGATCAAGACGAGCCGGCGCTTGAACGGTTGCTGACGCGTTTTTCACCGCAGTTTTCCATGGTCTCGCCGTTGGGCCGGGCGCTGGATTTCGATGCGTTGAGTGAGTTGTTTTTGATGGCGGGCGGGAAGAAGCTCGGGTTCAGAATTGAGCTCAGCGAGTTGCGCGGCATCGCTTTGTACGACGGTGGTGCAGTGGTGAGTTATCGCGAGCAGCAGACCGATGCGACGGGGCTGCACTCTGATCGGCGGTCGACGGTGGTGTTTGAGAAACGGGCCGATGGCCAGCTCATTTGGCGGCATTTGCATGAGACGTTTTGCAAGGAGTGAACTGCCGCTATTTGTCAGTGGGACCGAGTCGCCTTCATCGCGAGCAAGCTCGCTCCCACACTTGATCTGAGTCGTACACATACTTTGTGTTCATTGCAGATCTAATGTGGGAGCGAGCTTGCTCCGGGCGGCGTTCCGACGATGAAGGCGACTCGGTCTAACGGTTTACTTAACAACCACAGTGCACGTAATCCCCGCCGCCAACAGCACACCCTCCGGCACTTCATCAATGTGAATCCGCACCGGCACCCGCTGCGCCAAACGCACCCAGTTAAAGGTCGGGTTCACATCCGCAATCAGCTCGCGGCTCTGCGGGTTATCACGGTCGTAGATGCCGCGAGAAATGCTTTCCACATGCCCCTTCAACACTTCCCCGCTCATCAACTGCATGTCGGCTTTATCGCCGACCCGCACGTGGGGCAATTTGGTTTCTTCGAAGAAGCCGTAGACCCAGAACGAGTTCATGTCGACCACGGCCATTTTCGCTTCGCCGATGCGCGCGTAGTCGCCGCGGTGCACATTGAGGTTGGTCACATAACCGTCCACCGCTGCGCGGACCTCGGTGCGTTTGAGGTTCAGTTCGGCGGCTTCGAGCTGTGCCTGAGCATGCTGGTAATCGGCCAGGGCCGAGTCGGCGATGTTGCTGGCGTCGTCGCGGTTTTCCCTGGAGATCACCAGGTTGTCCATGTCAGCGCGGCGGTGGGCGTTGACCTTGCGCATCTCCCACGTCGACTTGCGTGAGGCCACCAGCGCCTGCGCCTGTTTGACCGCGATGCGGTAGTGCTCGGGGTCAATCTGCATCAACAGATCACCCTTCTTTACCCGTTGGTTGTCGCGCACCGGCACGTCCACCACTTCCCCGGTGACGTCGGCGGCGACGTTGATGATGTCGGCGCGCACCCGGCCGTCGCGGGTCCACGGGGTGTCCATGTAATGCACCCACAGGGTCCGGCCGATCCACATCGCAAGAGCCAGCACCAGCAGAGTGGCGAGCAGGCTGAAAAGCTTTTTCATCAGGGCCTTCTTCAGTGATAGAGAGTCAGTGGTAGAGAGTCAACGGTAAACAGTCAGCGCCAGGGCGCCGAACAGACAGGTAAACAGACTCAGGCGCAGCAGCGCCGGGTGCCAGAAGAAGCGGTACAGATCGAATCCGGACAGGAACCGGTCGAGTGCCCAGGCCAGCGCCGCAGCGATGAAAAACATCAGGGTCATGGTCGGCATGTACACGCCGTGGAAGGCGATTTCACGAGGCATGTTCAAGTCCTTGGGGCTTGGCGGTGGCGTTGGCCTTTATGTAGCCGGCGAGCGGCGATTGCGGGTCCAGTAACGAAGTGCGGATAAAGTGCAGGTAGCTCTTCACCCGGCGCAGGGCCGAGGTGTCGAAGTGCGGCGCGAAAGGTTCGTCGGTGGCTTGCACGCGGCTGATCGCGTGATCGACGGCGATCAGGCCGCGTTCGAGATTGCTCTGGCTCGGTTGCAGGAACAACCGCACCAGCGAACGGCCCATCACGCGGATCGCCTGGCGCCACGGCTGCGATTCGGCATACGCCGGATGCACCGGCAGGATCGCCTGCTCCTTGCGCAACTCGATGATCGCGTGGCCGACTTCCAGCACCACGAACATCCAGCGCAACAAGTCCCGCTGCACCTGCGGTTGCCCTGCCGCGAGACCGTAGGCCTGGTGCAGCAAGTCCCGCGTGCTGCTTTCGAAACTCGACGCCAAACCCTTGAGTTTGCCGCTGATGGCGTACACCACTTGCCCGCGCAAATCCTGTTCCAGCCGACGCCACAACCAGCGGCTGTTGGGCGGCAGAATGATCGCCCCGGCCGCCGCGCATACCAGCATGCCGAGCACCATGGCGATGTAGTCGTTGATAAAGGCGTAAGGGTTGTAAACGGTGAGGTTGTCCGGCACCGAACCGGTGCTGAAGAAGATCAGCAAGCCGAGGCCTATGCCCGCATATTGCGGTCGTGAAGTCAGGAACGAACCGAGTACGATCACCGGTGCGAGCATCACGCAGAGCAACGGAAAACCGTCGATCCAGGGGAAAATGAAAAACATCTCGACGAAGCCGATCAGAGCCCCGAGGAGCGTCCCGCAGGCCATCTGAAAGGCCATGCGTTTTGGATTCGGTGTCGCCGCCGAGAGGCCCACGGTAGCGGCGGCAATCAGGGTCATCGTCGCACCGCTCGGCCATGCCGTTGCGACCCAATAGCTGCCCAGAACCACCAGAATGAACGCCGCGCGAATCCCCGAGGCGGCCGACGCCATCCAGTTGGTTTGCGGGGTGAACGGCTCATCCCATTGCTCGCGCGCATGGCTGTGATCGGCCAGCGACGCGTGGGTCTGTGCATAACTGTGCAAGTCGTCGACGAAGCGATAGAGCAGCTCGTACGCGGTATGAAAATCCAGGTGCTCGGCGTCGCTCGGATCGCCCTCCTGGAAGATCGCCCGAAGGCTGCGAACCCGCGCCGGCAGACCTTCTTTATAGGCGGTCAGTGCGATGACCAGACGCCCCGCATCGGCATTGGTCAGCGCACGGCCGCTGAAGCCGTCGAGCAGTTCGGCCAGGTCCTGCAAACCCGGCTTGATAGCCGCAACCACGTGATCGGTGCCGCTGCTGCGCAAGCGTTCGAGCAACTGGTGCAAGGCGTTGAAACGGGTGGTGATGCCCATGAACTCGCTATTCAAGCGGCTGAGCCGACCATTGCGCCGACGCATGTGCGGGTCTTCGAACACGGTGACGCTGCGCAACCCTTCCAGCCCCACGGCCTCAGCGATGAAGCGCACGTTGCTCGCCTCGAAAGCCTCCCGTTTGCTGCGACCGCGCAAGCCATCGGTGACGAATAGCGCGAACACGCCGAAGCGCTGATACAAGGCGTTGCGCATGGCGGCGCTGGCGGATTGCGGCAGGATTGCGGCGCTGACCAGCGTGGAGCAAATGATCCCCAGGGAGATTTCCAGCACCCGCCACACGGCGGCCATGAACGCGCCGTCCGGGTGCGCCAGTGCGGGCAAACCAACCATCGCCGCGGTGTACCCGGCGAGCACGAAACCATAGGCGCGAAAGTTGCGATAGCGCGCCGCGCCCGCCGAACAGATGCCCACCCAGATCGCCAGCGAACCGAGGAACAGCTCGGTGTTTTGCGCAAACAAAGCGATCAACGCGACCATCACCGCCGAGCCGGCCAATGTCCCAAGGAAGCGATAGAAACTCTTGGCCAGCACGTGGCCGCTTTGCGGTTGCATGACGATGAACACGGTGATCATCGCCGTGCGCGGCTGCGGCAACTCCAGGCGCATGGCCAGCCACAGGGTCAGGAACGCGGCGAACAGCACCTTGAAAATGTAGACCCAGGTCACGCCATCGCTGCGCGCCCAGTCGAAGAAACCCCGGCGCCATTCAAGGGAATTCAGCCAGCGCAAAGGTGCGGGCAAGGGAGTCATGGAGTCCTGCTCATTGATATTCAGTCAGGCTGGGAACCTGTGGGAGCGAGCTTGCTCGCGATTGCGGTCTGACATTCAACATTGATGTCGACTGGCACTCAGTCATCGCGAGCAAGCTCGCTCCCACAGGGTCCGTGCTCACTTGGAGATGCTCTTAAGAAGAGTCGGGGTTTTCGGTACGGCGATCTGGCTGTCTTTCGGCACGCCGCTACCCGCGCCCAATCCGCCGCCGAGCGCCGTCACCAGTTCGGCATGAGCACTCAGTCGCGCGGCCTGCACTTGCTGCTGAACTTGTTGCTGTTTGAACAACAAAGTCTGGGCGTTAAGCACGTTGAGGTAGTCGGTGAGCCCGCGCTGGTAGGCGATCATCGCAATGTCGTAGGTCTTCTGCGCAGCGGCCACCGACTCGGCGGCGAAGGTTTGCTGCTTGTCCATGGATTCGCGGCGGATCAACTGGTCGGAGATGTTTTTCAACGCGTTGACCAGCGTCTGGTTGTACTTGGCCACGGCGATGTCGTAACCGGCCGAGGCTTCGCCCAGCTCCGAGCGCAAACGGCCGCCGTCGAAGATCGGCAACGAGATGGCCGGGCCGACACTGTAGTTGAGCTTCTTGCCGGTCAGGAACTCCAACGCTCCACCGCCCGTGGCCATGTAACCGAGGCTGCCGACCAGATCGACGTTGGGGTAGAACCCGGCATGGGCGACGTCAATGCCCCGCGCCTGGGCCGCTACTTGCCAGCGACTGGCGACCACGTCCGGGCGTTGGCCAAGCAGTTGCGCGGGCAAGGTCGATGGCAACTTCAGCGCCGCGCCCAACGACAACGTCGGCCGTTGCAACTGCGCGCCCTCCCCCGGACCTTTGCCCGCAAGTGCCGCGAGCTGGTTGCGGCTAAGGGCGATTTCTTCGTCCAGTGCATCGATCTGGCGGTGGGTTTCCGGCAGCGGCGTTTCAGCCTGACTGACTTCAAAATGGGTGCCGATGCCACCGTTCAGGCGCTTCTGCGCGAGATCGAGAATTTGCTGCTGCTGTTTCAGGGTCGCGGCGACGATGTCCCGTTGCGCGTAATGCAACGACAGCTCGATGTAGGCGCGCACGATGTTGTTCTGCAATTCGAGCTGGGCCAGACGCGCTTCGGCGGCCGTCATGTGGGCCATGTCCACGGCGCGCTCGGTGGCGTTGCTTTCGCGCCCCCAAAGGTCGAGGGCGTAGCTGAAGCCCAGCGCGGCGTTGTTGTCCCAGGTGGTGGTGTTGGCCAACTCGCCCGGCCCGTAGAACTGATCGGTGGGCCAGTTGTGGCGTTTGAGAGTGGATTCGCCATTGATCTGCAGCGACTCGGCGGACTCGGCGATCCCGGCCATGGATTTGGCCTGACGCACTCGCGCCGCCGCCATGGCCATGGTCGGGCTACCTTGCAGGGCGAGGTCGATCCAGCGGTTCAATTGCGGGTCGCCATAGGCCTGCCACCATTGGGCGGTCGGCCAGTGAGCGTCCTGTGCAGCGTTCTGAATGGCTTCGTCGGTGGCCAGTGAATCGGCCTCGAGAGCCTTGCCCTGCGGAGCAATACCTCCGGTACCGATGCAGCCGCTGATTGCCAGGGTTAAAGCCAAAACACTGAGCGTCTGAAGCGCTCTGTTGATGCGACGCGGCACTGCTGCAAATTCCTGAGTTGAGATAGATCCCCCGTAAGAGCTGTCGAGTGAAACGAGGCTGCGATCTTTTGATCTTCGCGTTTAAAGGCAACATCAAAAGATCGCAGCCTCGTTTCACTCGACAGCTCCTACAGAGGTGGGCGCAATTCTAGGGGTCGGCTTTGTTGGCGATAAGCTGGGATTCCTGTGAATCTTTGTTACCGTTAACGCGATAATCCGTCAGTCCATCTTTAGTCGCCTGTAGAAAGTCAGCAACTTCGTGTCACAATTTGCCATTCGCCTAGAGAGCACCCCATGGACACTTTGCAAAACATGCGCGCCTTCAGTTACGTGGCCGAGGCCGGCAGCTTCACTGCCGCCGCCGTGCAACTCGATACTACGACGGCCAACGTTTCGCGCGCGGTCTCCAACCTGGAAGCCCACCTGCAAACCCGCCTGCTCAACCGCACCACCCGACGCATCGCCCTGACCGAGGCCGGCAAGCGCTATCTATTGCGCTGCGAGCAGATCCTGGCCTACGTCGAAGAAGCCGAAGCCGAAGCCAGCGACGCCCATGCCCGTCCGGCCGGGCAGCTCAAAGTGCACACCATGACCGGCATCGGTCAGCACTTCGTGATCGACGCCATCGCCCGCTACCGCAAGACCCACCCCGACGTCACCTTCGACCTGACCATGGCCAACCGCGTCCCGGACCTGCTGGACGAGGGCTACGACGTGTCCATTGTGCTGGCCAGCGAGCTGCCGGACTCGGGCTTCGTCTCCCAGCGCTTGGGCATCACCTACAGCATCGTTTGCGCCTCGCCGGCCTATGTGAAAGCCAACGGCTGCGCACAGAAGCCCAGCGATTTGCTGAACCACGCGTGCCTGCGTTTGGTGAGCCCGGTGATTCCGCTGGAGAAATGGACCTTCGACGGCCCGGAAGGCCAGGAAATGGTGACGATCAATAGCTCACCGTTTCTGGTGAACTCCGCCGATGCGATGAAGACGGCAATCACCAGCGGCATGGGGGTTGGGGTTTTGCCGGTGTATGCAGCGATTGAAGGATTGCGCAACGGCACCCTGGTGCGGGTGATGCCGAACTATCGGTCGCAGGAATTGAATCTGTATGCGATCTATCCGTCGCGGCAGTATCTGGATGCGAAGATCAAGACGTGGGTCGAGTATTTGCGCGGGTCGTTGCCGGAGATTTTGGCGGCGCATCAGGCGGAATTGGTGGCTTATGAGTTGAGTGGGAGCATGGGTGGGGTTCGGGTGGCGAACTGATTTTGTCCGCGTACAGCTGCCACCTCCACTTCCCGTCGATTGCCGACATCAAAGCCACCCCGCGCACGCCCAACACTGTTCACAGTGGACTCAGAGGCCAAGACCGAAACCCTCGTGGTTTTTCTGGTCGAGACGCTAGCCTCGGTCGATGTGATGGTCCATCACCTGGTGGACCATCTTGACGGTGGGTCGCGCAATACCCTGCTGGGCATTTCAAACATCTTCATGCTGGCGGAGATCACGGCGAACCGAGTGCTGGGTAACATCGACACACCAAAACCTTCGCCGCACAGCTAATCCCTTGTGGGAGCGGGCTTGCTCGCGAAAGCGGTGCTTCAGTCGATATTAATGCTGAATGACACACCGCATTCGCGAGCAAGCCCGCTCCACAATTGAATTTGGTACATCAGCAATATATTGGTCGGCTGTCAGGCCGCCATCGCAGGCAAGCCAGCTCCCACATCTATGGTTCAGATACGCCTTTCGCTCCTCACCACTCAACAGGACGAGCGTTAGCTCGCCTGCAGCTCTTGATCTTGATCCACCCGCCCTATATCGGGAGGCTGAGTGGAGGTGTTCATCCGGGGAGTGGCGCGCAGCGCCGTTCGACGCAGTCGAACACGCTGCATGTAGGTCGTCGCGCAGCAGACCGGAGGGCAGTGTCCCCGGATGGATACCGGAACGAAGGAACGCCGAGCCTAAGCGAGGGGCCGGACGCTCGGGGCGAGCCTTTTTGGGTACTTTTTTGGCGTTGAAAAAAGTGCCTCGCCGTAAGGGCGAAACCGCCAGCCGCCGTTACCGCAGAAATGGATATGTACACCACCAACAGGAACATGGTCGGCCCAAAGGCCGCCAAGGACAAAAGAGCCCAACGGCCTCGCCCAAATCCAAAGAAGAATGTTAGCGTGCTTGGCATTCACCTGCGCCGAGAGCCCTCATCCCATGAAAAAGACCGTCCTCGCCTTCAGCCGCATCACCCCCGAAATGATCGAACGCCTGCAACAAGACTTCGACGTCATCGTGCCCAACCCGAAAAACGGCGACATCAACGCCCAATTCAACGAAGCCCTGCCCCGCGCGCATGGCCTGATCGGCGTCGGTCGCAAACTCGGTCGCGCACAGTTGGAAAACGCCGCCAAACTGGAAGTCGTCTCCAGCGTCTCGGTCGGCTACGACAACTACGACGTCGCCTACTTCAACGAACGCGGGATCATGCTCACCAACACCCCCGACGTCCTCACCGAAAGCACCGCCGACCTGGCCTTCGCCCTGCTCATGAGCAGCGCCCGTCGCGTCGCCGAACTGGACGCCTGGACCAAGGCTGGCCAATGGCAAGCCACCGTCGGGGCGCCATTGTTCGGCTGCGATGTGCACGGCAAAACCCTGGGCATCGTCGGCATGGGCAACATCGGTGCGGCCATCGCCCGTCGCGGGCGTCTGGGCTTCAACATGCCAATCCTCTACAGCGGCAACAGCCGCAAGACCGAACTGGAGCAAGAGCTCGGCGCACAGTTCCGCAGCCTTGATCAACTGCTGGCCGAAGCCGACTTTGTCTGCCTGGTGGTGCCGCTCAGTGAAAAAACCAGACACCTGATCAGCCATCGCGAACTGGCGTTGATGAAGCCGAGCGCGATTCTGGTGAACATTGCCCGCGGCCCGGTGGTGGACGAACCCGCCTTGATCGAAGCCCTGCAAAACAACCGGATTCGCGGCGCCGGGCTGGACGTTTACGAGAAAGAACCGCTGGCCGAGTCACCCCTGTTCCAACTGAAAAACGCGGTGACATTGCCGCACATCGGTTCAGCGACTCATGAAACCCGCGACGCCATGGCCAACCGTGCCTTGGCTAACTTGCGCAGCGCCTTGCTGGGGGAGCGACCGCAAGATCTGGTGAACCCACAAGTCTGGAAAGTCTAACTAAAACGGGCAGGTGCTTAACCGCCTGCCCGTGACCTACACACCTTGCAATTTAGTTAACTGCTAAAAAAAAGATGCTCACTATAGACTCCCAACACTTAGTCTAACTTACGGACTTTAGTTATGGAGAGCACCTACCTTGAACCACCTTACGACCGACAAACTGATTAGATACAGCAAAGTAGTACTAATGGCCTATATAAGCTTCTTTGGCTTGATGGTGATGTACAGCAACTTTACCGACTACCCATCCAATTACGAATACGTCGGCCATATTCTCAGCATGGACACCACCCGAGAAAACCTGAACCTGAGCTACAGAGCAATCACTTCGCCCATGCTCCACCACCGAATTTATTGGTTAATTATCACTTTGGAAGTTATTTACACGGCTTTCTGCTTGCTGGGCGCTTACCATCTTTATCGAAACATCAATGCACCTGCAGCCGTTTTTCACGAAGCGAAGAAATTTGCGATCATCGGACTATTAATTGGTCTTTTTGTCTATTACATCTGCCTGCAAGTGATCGGCACCGAATGGTTCAACATGGATGAATCTGCAATCTGGAACGCCAAGGATTGGGCCAGGCACATCGTGGACTTCATGTTTCCACTGCTGATTTACATCACGCTCAACATCGAACGCTGAAGTTTCAGCGCTCGATTAACCAAACCTTCACGCCAGTTTGCCGTTCCCTTGCACTATTGCCGCCCTGGGCTTACGAAACACCAGCACATTGCCCAGCATCACCAGTACCAAACCCATCAATGCGGGCGCGGTCCATTGGTAGCCTTCGGCAAACGCCGACACGTTCAGCGCCACGACGGGGAACAGTACGGTGCA from Pseudomonas sp. ACM7 includes:
- a CDS encoding D-glycerate dehydrogenase → MKKTVLAFSRITPEMIERLQQDFDVIVPNPKNGDINAQFNEALPRAHGLIGVGRKLGRAQLENAAKLEVVSSVSVGYDNYDVAYFNERGIMLTNTPDVLTESTADLAFALLMSSARRVAELDAWTKAGQWQATVGAPLFGCDVHGKTLGIVGMGNIGAAIARRGRLGFNMPILYSGNSRKTELEQELGAQFRSLDQLLAEADFVCLVVPLSEKTRHLISHRELALMKPSAILVNIARGPVVDEPALIEALQNNRIRGAGLDVYEKEPLAESPLFQLKNAVTLPHIGSATHETRDAMANRALANLRSALLGERPQDLVNPQVWKV
- a CDS encoding DUF2165 family protein encodes the protein MNHLTTDKLIRYSKVVLMAYISFFGLMVMYSNFTDYPSNYEYVGHILSMDTTRENLNLSYRAITSPMLHHRIYWLIITLEVIYTAFCLLGAYHLYRNINAPAAVFHEAKKFAIIGLLIGLFVYYICLQVIGTEWFNMDESAIWNAKDWARHIVDFMFPLLIYITLNIER